One segment of Pseudomonas asgharzadehiana DNA contains the following:
- a CDS encoding NAD(P)/FAD-dependent oxidoreductase, which produces MTDQHWGPTISGDIVVIGGGSAGIGLLASLLKRDPHLNITLVEPSDHHCYQPAWTLVGGGAYDIKKTRRPLADVLPNGVTWVQAAVTELLPDEHTLVLDSGQRVTWNNLIVCPGLRLAWEKIEGLENTLGQHGVTSNYRYEHAAYTWQLVRQLKGGKAIFTQPAMPIKCAGAPQKAMYLSCDHWLKQGNLKHIDVEFNLAGAALFGVATFVPPLMNYVAKYNARLAFNANLVKVDGPARKAWFEVKDAEGNVTVEEKSFDLLHVVPPQVSPDFIRHSPLADAAGWCEVNPHSLQHLRYPHIFGLGDVCGTTNAKTAAAVRKQIVVVAENLLALRKQAPLPLKYDGYGSCPLTVEKGKVVLAEFGYGGKLLPTFPLDATKARRSMWFLKATLLPWFYWNGMLKGREWLTRLSKVD; this is translated from the coding sequence ATGACCGACCAACACTGGGGCCCAACCATCAGTGGCGATATCGTCGTCATCGGCGGCGGTTCGGCAGGCATCGGCCTGCTGGCCAGCCTGCTCAAGCGCGACCCGCACCTGAATATCACCCTTGTCGAACCCAGCGATCACCACTGTTACCAACCGGCCTGGACCCTGGTCGGCGGTGGCGCCTACGACATTAAAAAGACCCGTCGCCCTCTGGCGGACGTGCTGCCCAACGGTGTCACCTGGGTGCAGGCGGCCGTCACTGAGCTGCTGCCGGACGAACACACCCTGGTACTCGACAGCGGCCAGCGCGTCACCTGGAACAACCTGATCGTCTGCCCCGGCCTGCGCCTGGCCTGGGAAAAAATCGAAGGCCTGGAAAACACCCTGGGCCAGCACGGCGTCACCTCCAACTACCGCTACGAACACGCGGCCTACACCTGGCAATTGGTGCGGCAGCTCAAGGGCGGCAAGGCGATCTTTACCCAGCCGGCGATGCCGATCAAATGCGCCGGTGCGCCGCAAAAGGCCATGTACCTGTCTTGCGACCATTGGCTCAAGCAGGGCAACCTCAAGCACATCGACGTGGAATTCAACCTGGCTGGCGCGGCGTTGTTCGGCGTGGCGACCTTTGTGCCGCCGCTGATGAACTACGTAGCAAAATACAACGCGCGCCTGGCCTTCAATGCCAACCTGGTAAAGGTCGACGGCCCGGCACGCAAGGCCTGGTTTGAAGTGAAGGACGCCGAGGGCAATGTCACCGTCGAGGAAAAATCCTTCGACCTGTTGCACGTTGTTCCCCCGCAGGTCTCCCCGGACTTTATCCGCCACAGCCCACTGGCCGATGCTGCCGGCTGGTGCGAAGTGAACCCCCACAGCTTGCAACACCTGCGCTACCCGCACATTTTCGGCCTGGGCGATGTGTGCGGCACCACCAATGCCAAGACCGCCGCCGCCGTGCGCAAACAGATCGTAGTGGTTGCCGAAAACCTGCTGGCCCTGCGCAAGCAGGCGCCGCTGCCGCTCAAGTACGACGGCTACGGTTCCTGCCCGCTGACGGTAGAGAAGGGCAAGGTGGTACTGGCCGAGTTCGGCTACGGCGGCAAACTGCTGCCGACGTTCCCCCTCGACGCTACCAAGGCGCGGCGTTCGATGTGGTTCCTCAAGGCCACGCTGCTGCCGTGGTTCTACTGGAACGGCATGCTCAAGGGGCGCGAGTGGCTGACCCGCTTGAGCAAGGTGGACTGA
- a CDS encoding PAS domain-containing hybrid sensor histidine kinase/response regulator, with the protein MACISTRPSPGSPLPEAGAELLAQVAQLQQDNHKLARINAALIERIESGMSQGNNPYTTFQHSVVLAEQVRERTDALNQAMAELKASNHLLINARLRAETLRGEQVAAQKAQESERWIRLITDNVPALIGYLNADLVYEFTNKVYEEWYCWPRGMMLGQSLREVHSEQHCQRLDAYVARALAGESVTFEFAETNINNQERYMLRSYVPNMLASGEVVGIFVLIRDITERRRTAEALHQAYQHLEQRVAQRTSELTALNDQLLKEIDERRRMESRLREAKLEAEQANLSKTKFLAAVSHDLLQPLNAARLFTSALLERPSEKLVRNVSNSLEDVENLLGTLVDISKLDAGVIKADIAPFALSELLDNLAVEYTELARSEGLELHFIGCSALVRSDIQLLARILRNLLSNAIRYTYQGRIVLGCRRQHQRLSIQVWDSGMGIAEERLEEIFQEFKRGDVQRPDQDRGLGLGLAIVEKIAGILGHRITVKSWPGKGSMFAVEVPLSATAPKSLPLPCMSEALLERLQGARVWVLDNDAAICAGMRTLLEGWGCQVVTALSEEDLARQVDNYHAEADLLIADYHLDDDQNGVDAVARINARRASAIPAMMITANYSNELKQQIRELGHTLMHKPVRPMKLKTAMSHLLGRP; encoded by the coding sequence ATGGCATGCATATCAACCAGACCTTCACCGGGGTCGCCATTGCCAGAGGCCGGCGCTGAACTGCTCGCCCAGGTTGCCCAGCTGCAACAGGACAACCACAAGCTGGCCCGGATCAACGCCGCGCTGATCGAACGCATCGAGTCCGGCATGAGCCAGGGCAATAACCCGTACACCACCTTCCAGCATTCGGTGGTGCTGGCCGAGCAAGTGCGCGAACGTACCGATGCGCTGAACCAGGCGATGGCCGAACTCAAGGCCAGCAACCACCTGCTGATCAACGCCCGGCTGCGCGCCGAAACCCTGCGCGGCGAACAAGTGGCGGCGCAGAAAGCCCAGGAAAGCGAGCGCTGGATTCGCCTGATCACCGATAACGTACCGGCGCTGATCGGCTACCTGAATGCCGACCTGGTCTATGAGTTCACCAATAAAGTCTACGAAGAATGGTACTGCTGGCCGCGCGGCATGATGCTCGGCCAGAGCCTGCGCGAAGTGCACAGCGAACAGCACTGCCAGCGCCTGGACGCCTACGTCGCCCGCGCCCTGGCCGGGGAGAGCGTGACCTTCGAATTCGCCGAGACCAATATCAATAACCAGGAACGCTACATGCTGCGCTCCTACGTGCCGAACATGCTGGCCAGTGGCGAAGTGGTGGGGATCTTTGTGTTGATCCGCGACATCACCGAACGCCGCCGCACCGCTGAAGCGCTGCATCAGGCCTATCAGCACCTGGAACAGCGCGTCGCCCAGCGCACCTCGGAACTCACGGCGCTCAATGACCAATTGCTCAAGGAAATCGACGAGCGCCGGCGCATGGAAAGCCGCCTGCGCGAGGCCAAGCTGGAGGCTGAACAGGCCAACCTGTCAAAAACCAAGTTCCTCGCGGCCGTCAGCCACGACCTGCTGCAACCGCTCAACGCCGCACGGCTGTTCACCAGCGCCTTGTTGGAGCGCCCGAGTGAAAAACTGGTGCGCAACGTGAGCAATTCCCTGGAAGACGTGGAAAACCTGCTGGGCACCCTGGTGGATATTTCCAAGCTGGACGCCGGGGTGATCAAGGCCGATATCGCGCCGTTCGCCTTGAGCGAATTGCTCGATAACCTGGCCGTCGAGTACACCGAATTGGCCCGCAGCGAAGGGCTGGAGCTGCACTTCATCGGCTGTTCCGCGCTGGTGCGCAGCGACATCCAGCTATTGGCGCGGATCCTGCGCAACCTGCTGAGCAACGCGATTCGCTACACCTATCAAGGGCGCATTGTGCTGGGGTGTCGGCGCCAGCATCAGCGCTTGTCGATCCAGGTGTGGGACAGCGGCATGGGCATTGCCGAGGAGCGGCTGGAGGAGATTTTCCAGGAGTTCAAGCGCGGCGATGTGCAGCGCCCGGACCAGGATCGCGGCTTGGGCCTGGGGCTGGCGATTGTGGAAAAAATTGCCGGCATTCTGGGGCACCGCATCACAGTCAAATCCTGGCCGGGCAAGGGCTCGATGTTTGCAGTGGAGGTGCCGTTGAGCGCCACCGCGCCCAAGTCATTGCCCCTGCCGTGCATGAGCGAGGCGTTGCTGGAGCGCTTGCAGGGCGCCCGGGTGTGGGTGCTGGATAACGACGCGGCGATCTGCGCAGGCATGCGCACCTTGCTCGAAGGTTGGGGCTGCCAGGTCGTGACGGCGTTATCCGAAGAAGACCTGGCGCGACAGGTGGACAACTACCATGCCGAGGCGGATTTGCTGATTGCCGATTACCACCTCGATGACGACCAGAACGGCGTCGACGCCGTGGCCCGCATCAACGCCCGGCGCGCCAGCGCGATCCCGGCGATGATGATCACCGCCAACTACAGCAACGAGCTCAAACAGCAGATCCGCGAGTTGGGGCACACCTTGATGCACAAGCCGGTGCGGCCGATGAAGCTCAAAACCGCCATGAGCCACCTGCTCGGCCGTCCCTGA
- a CDS encoding response regulator transcription factor, with the protein MYKILIADDHPLFREAIHNVISDGFPGSEVMETADLDSALALTQEHDDLDLILLDLNMPGMHGLNGLINLRNEAPTIPVVIVSAEQDKQIVLQAITYGAVGFITKSSPRLQMTEAIQQILNGNVYLPPDIIRTQKTGTHRRLNENPGFAPELLQALTRKQLLVLERMTKGESNKQIAYTLEIAETTVKAHVSAILRKLNVHNRVQAILSAGDIDFGSYLRR; encoded by the coding sequence ATGTACAAGATCTTGATTGCCGACGATCACCCGCTGTTTCGCGAGGCGATCCACAACGTCATCAGCGACGGCTTCCCCGGCAGCGAGGTGATGGAAACCGCCGACCTGGACAGCGCGCTTGCCCTGACCCAGGAACACGATGACCTCGATTTGATCCTGCTGGACCTGAACATGCCCGGCATGCACGGCCTCAACGGTTTGATCAACCTGCGCAACGAGGCACCGACCATCCCGGTGGTGATCGTCTCGGCCGAGCAGGACAAGCAGATCGTGCTGCAAGCCATCACCTATGGCGCGGTGGGCTTTATCACCAAGTCCTCGCCCCGCCTGCAAATGACCGAGGCGATCCAGCAGATTCTCAACGGCAATGTGTACTTGCCGCCCGACATCATCCGCACCCAGAAAACCGGCACCCACAGGCGCCTCAACGAAAACCCGGGCTTCGCCCCCGAGCTATTGCAGGCCCTCACGCGCAAGCAGTTGCTGGTGCTCGAACGCATGACCAAGGGCGAGTCGAACAAACAGATCGCGTACACCCTGGAAATTGCCGAAACCACGGTAAAGGCCCATGTATCGGCGATCTTGCGCAAGCTGAATGTGCATAACCGCGTGCAGGCGATATTGAGTGCCGGAGATATCGATTTCGGCTCCTACCTGCGCCGCTGA
- a CDS encoding sulfite exporter TauE/SafE family protein, with translation MLLASVLGLLMGLVMGLTGAGGGILGVPALVLGLGLSMTQAAPVSLLAVGAAAAVGAIDGLRHGLVRYRAALLIALLGALFSPLGVFVAHQLPEPLLMGLFSALMVLVAWRMLQREKVDAGPSDHGAASWGQKNCMLNQQTGRLAWTAKCSATLAALGAVTGAVSGLLGVGGGFLIVPAFKQLTDVQMRGIVATSLMVISLISLIGVAGALHAGVRIEPVGWMFIGASIVGMLVGRRLCSVIPARALQVGFAGLCVLVAVGMLAKAGLTH, from the coding sequence ATGCTGCTGGCCAGTGTGTTGGGGTTGTTGATGGGCCTGGTCATGGGCCTTACCGGCGCGGGTGGCGGCATCCTCGGCGTGCCGGCGTTGGTGCTGGGCCTGGGCTTGAGCATGACCCAGGCCGCGCCGGTGTCGTTGCTGGCGGTGGGCGCGGCGGCGGCCGTCGGTGCGATTGATGGCTTGCGCCACGGCCTGGTGCGTTACCGCGCCGCGCTGCTGATCGCCTTGCTCGGCGCACTGTTTTCGCCGTTGGGAGTGTTTGTCGCCCATCAACTGCCGGAGCCGTTGCTGATGGGCCTGTTCAGTGCGCTGATGGTGCTGGTGGCCTGGCGCATGTTGCAGCGGGAAAAAGTCGACGCCGGGCCGAGCGACCATGGCGCCGCGTCCTGGGGCCAGAAGAACTGCATGCTCAACCAGCAGACCGGGCGCCTGGCCTGGACCGCCAAATGCAGCGCCACCCTGGCTGCGCTCGGCGCCGTGACCGGCGCGGTGTCCGGTTTGCTTGGCGTGGGCGGCGGTTTTCTGATCGTGCCAGCGTTCAAGCAGCTCACCGATGTACAGATGCGCGGCATCGTTGCCACGTCGCTGATGGTCATCAGCCTGATTTCGCTGATCGGCGTGGCGGGGGCGTTGCATGCCGGCGTGCGCATCGAACCGGTCGGGTGGATGTTCATCGGCGCCAGCATCGTCGGCATGCTGGTCGGCCGACGCCTGTGTTCGGTGATCCCCGCGCGTGCCTTGCAGGTGGGGTTTGCCGGCCTCTGTGTACTGGTTGCCGTGGGCATGTTGGCCAAGGCCGGTCTTACGCATTAA
- the nosP gene encoding nitric oxide-sensing protein NosP, with protein sequence MHNSEGVVSAMSQATDAGQAAEELARQLLHPYLGFVLFFCSASYDLQALGQALQQCFGNVRVVGCTSAGEITPQGYGRNCVTAVGFNHAHFSIATELIDQVEHFSLIDAQHMVERLVGGCRSNTLAPIKGNTFALTLLDGLSSREEMVLAALSAALGDIPHFGGSAGDDNFLTHTHVYFNGAFHSGAAVVVLVNTWLDFEVFTTHHILPRAEKLVVTGADSPSRRVYELNAEPAAEEYARHIGVAVADLDHRVFAAHPLAVRIHDQYYVRAIQQVHEDLSLSFYCAVENGIVLTVMKPGPILPNLDSLFDGLQSRLGELLLTIGCDCFLRRLELEDAGNLEQIGSFLQAKRVMGFNTYGEQFNGMHINQTFTGVAIARGRR encoded by the coding sequence ATGCATAACAGTGAAGGCGTAGTCAGCGCCATGTCCCAGGCCACCGACGCGGGGCAGGCGGCTGAGGAGTTGGCCCGCCAACTGCTGCACCCCTACCTGGGGTTTGTGCTGTTTTTCTGTTCGGCTTCCTACGATTTGCAGGCGTTGGGCCAGGCCTTGCAACAGTGTTTCGGCAATGTGCGCGTGGTGGGTTGCACCAGCGCCGGCGAGATCACGCCCCAGGGCTACGGGCGCAATTGCGTCACGGCGGTGGGCTTCAACCACGCGCATTTCTCCATCGCCACCGAGTTGATCGACCAGGTGGAACACTTCAGCCTGATCGACGCCCAGCACATGGTCGAACGGCTGGTCGGCGGCTGCCGCAGCAATACCCTGGCCCCCATCAAAGGCAACACGTTTGCCCTGACCCTGCTCGATGGCCTGTCCAGCCGCGAAGAGATGGTGCTCGCCGCCCTCAGCGCCGCCCTTGGCGATATCCCGCACTTTGGCGGCTCGGCCGGCGACGACAACTTCCTCACCCACACCCACGTCTACTTCAACGGCGCCTTTCACAGCGGCGCGGCGGTGGTGGTGCTGGTCAATACCTGGCTGGATTTCGAAGTGTTCACCACCCACCACATCCTGCCGCGTGCCGAAAAACTGGTGGTGACCGGTGCCGACAGCCCCTCGCGCCGGGTCTACGAGCTCAACGCCGAACCCGCCGCCGAAGAATACGCGCGGCATATCGGCGTGGCGGTGGCCGACCTCGACCATCGGGTCTTTGCCGCTCACCCGCTGGCGGTGCGCATCCATGACCAGTACTACGTGCGCGCCATCCAACAGGTGCATGAAGACCTCAGCTTGAGTTTCTACTGCGCCGTGGAAAACGGCATCGTGCTGACCGTGATGAAGCCCGGCCCGATCCTGCCCAACCTGGACAGCCTGTTCGACGGCCTGCAGTCGCGCCTCGGCGAACTCTTGCTGACCATCGGCTGCGACTGCTTCCTGCGCCGCCTGGAATTGGAAGACGCCGGCAACCTGGAACAGATCGGCAGTTTCCTGCAAGCCAAACGGGTGATGGGCTTCAACACCTACGGAGAACAGTTCAATGGCATGCATATCAACCAGACCTTCACCGGGGTCGCCATTGCCAGAGGCCGGCGCTGA
- a CDS encoding porin, which produces MHNNKNVPLRLLPAFIVGLSLSPWAGAEIMLYDKDETTFSTDGYINAFYVNSDVDRAGDQYDRRQSRVKMGFLPNYLGFNMSKQVDDLKLGARASFWVTINDSETNGTDTAIDVRQFYGTVANPEWGEVLIGKDFGLFARSNILLDELLAGYGQVSDSLGLVDGGGVSFGNIGSGYPYPFPTSQITYRTPVMDGLRVAVGIMDPVDTNDSSAVGKAYQENPRTESEVTYQFDLGGAKIYSWLNGSYQTSDNTDSSVASVTSKGLGYGVQAKMGGLSLTGSGFQAKGINPFFTNNAGEATLRNVDSNGYLVQGSYKLGKNRLALSYGKTKDDGNGVVGSGADYETRGVALFHDVNDNLKLVAEYNQFQIKGHDTSAQNEDTDTFAVGAVLTW; this is translated from the coding sequence ATGCATAACAATAAAAATGTCCCCCTGCGTCTGTTACCTGCGTTTATCGTCGGCCTGAGCCTCAGCCCGTGGGCTGGCGCCGAAATCATGCTGTACGACAAGGACGAAACCACCTTTTCCACCGACGGCTACATCAACGCTTTCTACGTCAACAGCGATGTGGACCGCGCCGGCGACCAGTACGACCGCCGTCAATCCCGCGTGAAGATGGGCTTTCTGCCCAACTACCTGGGCTTCAACATGAGCAAGCAGGTCGACGACCTCAAGCTCGGCGCCCGCGCCTCGTTCTGGGTCACCATCAACGACAGCGAAACCAACGGCACCGACACCGCCATCGACGTGCGCCAGTTCTACGGCACCGTGGCCAACCCCGAGTGGGGCGAAGTGCTGATCGGCAAGGACTTCGGCCTGTTCGCCCGCTCCAACATCCTGCTCGATGAACTGCTCGCCGGTTACGGCCAGGTCAGCGACAGCCTCGGCCTGGTGGACGGCGGCGGAGTGTCGTTCGGCAATATCGGCAGCGGTTACCCGTACCCGTTCCCCACCTCGCAGATCACCTATCGCACTCCGGTGATGGACGGCCTGCGCGTGGCCGTCGGCATCATGGACCCGGTCGACACCAACGACAGCAGCGCCGTGGGCAAGGCCTACCAGGAGAACCCGCGCACCGAAAGCGAGGTCACCTACCAGTTCGACCTGGGCGGGGCGAAGATCTACAGTTGGCTCAACGGCAGCTACCAGACCTCCGATAACACCGACTCCTCCGTGGCCTCGGTCACCTCCAAGGGCCTGGGTTATGGCGTGCAAGCCAAAATGGGCGGCTTGTCGCTGACCGGTTCCGGCTTCCAGGCCAAGGGCATCAACCCGTTCTTCACCAACAATGCCGGGGAAGCCACCCTGCGTAATGTGGACAGCAACGGCTACCTGGTGCAGGGCTCGTACAAACTGGGCAAGAACCGCCTGGCGCTGTCCTACGGTAAAACAAAGGATGACGGCAACGGCGTGGTGGGCAGTGGCGCGGATTATGAGACGCGCGGGGTTGCGCTGTTTCATGACGTGAACGACAACCTGAAGCTGGTGGCCGAGTACAACCAGTTCCAGATCAAGGGGCATGACACCAGCGCCCAGAATGAAGACACCGATACCTTCGCCGTTGGTGCTGTCTTGACTTGGTAA
- a CDS encoding ArsR/SmtB family transcription factor yields the protein MESTLSEGEVAQLRASASKACALLKALANEDRLLILCQLTQGERNVGELETMTGVRQPTLSQQLGILRDEGLVATRREGKYIFYGLASHEVIQVMKTLSGLYCGAVIKSWA from the coding sequence ATGGAATCTACTCTGAGTGAAGGCGAAGTTGCCCAGTTGCGCGCATCGGCGTCCAAGGCCTGTGCCTTGCTCAAGGCCCTGGCCAATGAGGATCGCTTGTTGATCCTGTGCCAACTCACCCAGGGCGAGCGCAACGTCGGTGAGTTGGAAACCATGACCGGCGTGCGCCAGCCCACGCTGTCACAGCAGTTGGGCATCTTGCGTGATGAAGGGTTGGTCGCCACCCGTCGGGAAGGCAAATACATCTTCTACGGGTTGGCCAGCCACGAAGTGATTCAAGTGATGAAGACCCTGTCCGGCCTGTACTGCGGCGCGGTGATAAAAAGTTGGGCGTGA